From the genome of Thermoanaerobaculales bacterium:
AGGCCGCCCCGCGCGGCAAGCGCCTCAGCCGCCGGCTGGAAGCGGTCCATGGTGACGATCTTGCCGCCCAGCACCACCAGGTCGGCAGGCTCGTGCCGGCAGCCGCCGGCTGTTAGCGCCGCTATCACCGCCATAGCCACCGCCAAGCCGATGGAGCCAACCTTCATCGCGCCCCCTTCCACGCCTGCCTGCGCAGGGTACCGCGCCTGCCGCACGCGTCCAAGCGGCGACCCCAAACGGCGCTCCGCCGCCACCTCTCAGCGGCGTGGGCGGCGCTCCCGGTGAACGCTGACGGTGGTAGCATTGCCGGGAGACATCCACCATTTGGACAGAAGCTCTTCACCCTTGCCATCGGGCCGTTTGCGGGAGGGAGGAAAGCCATGAAGCTCCGCAACCTCGGACTGCTCATGATGATCGTGTGCTCTGCCGGCGTCGCCCTGCCGTGGGCGGCAGCCGGCCCCACCGAACCGGCGGCAATCTCGCCTGACCAGGCCGCGGCGATCGCGGTCAACCGGCTCGAGCCGACCGCCGACGGCGTCGTGGCCCGCCACCCGCGGCGCACCGTCGAGTTCGCACCCGAGGGCGTGCTACTTCACAGCCGGGGCGGCGCGCCCTCTTGGCGCTGGACGCTCGAGGCGATCACGACGGCCGGCGGCCGGCCGATTGTTGACAGCGGTCCGGTCGCTCCGGTCGCGGTCGAGCGCGATCTCGTCCGCTACGACCGATGTGCGTTGCTCGAGGACTACCGGCTGCAGGTGAGCTCCTTCGAGCAGCTCTTCGTGATCCCCGAGCCACTGCCGCTCGGCGGCGAGGACCTCGTGGTGGCCGGCGCCGTGTCGTGCGACGGTGACCTCTCCGAGACCGACGAAGGCTGGGCTTGGCGAGCCGCCCGCGGCGAGGTGACGCTCGGCCGGGTGACCGTGCTCGGCGCCGACGGTGAGCCCATCCCGGCACGCTTCGAGGTCAGCGAGGGCGCGACGCGAATCGTGGTGGATGGCGGGGCACTGCTCGCGGCTGCGTACCCGGTCACGATCGACCCCGAGATCGGCTCGAACGACTACCGCATCAGCGACATGGGGCCCAACGGCGACCCGGCGTACGACGCCTTCGACGCGGCGGTGGCGTACAACAGCATCAACAACACCTATCTGGTGGTGTGGGCGGGTGACGACACTACCGGCGGGCTCGTGGACGAGGAGTACGAGATCTTCGGCCAGATCCTAAGCGCGCACGATACGCAGCTCGGTTACAACGACGTCCGCATCAGCTCCGCCGGCGGCACCGGCAGCTACAACACGCGGACTTTCAATCCCGACGTCGCCTTTAACAGCGTCTACAACGAGTTCCTGGTGGTGTGGTCGGCCGACAACCCGGAGGACGGCTGCGTCGACAACGAGTTCGAGATCTGGGGCCAGGTGGTCGACGAGGCAATCTTTCCGCTGTACGGCGATAACTTCCGTATCAGCTTCAATGGCGGCACCGGCAACGCGGGGTTCGACGCCGACTACCCGGCGGTGGTCTACAACCCCGACGTCGATGAGTATCTGGTCGTCTGGGAGGCTGACGACACGGTCCAGGGCATGGTGGACAACGAGGTCGAGATCTTCGCCCAGCGGGTGTACTCGACCGGCATCCTGATCGGCTCGAACCTGCGCATGAGCGACATGGGCGGGTCCGGCGACTCGCTCTACGACGCCTTCGAGCCCTCCGTGGCGTACGACGACCAAAACTTCGAGTACTGCGTCGTCTGGTACGGCGACGACGACAGCCCCCCCCTGGTCAACGACGAGTACGAGATCTACGGCCAGAAGATCACCTGGGATGGGGTGGGGACCGGTCCCAACGACTTCCGCATCAGCGACATGGGCGGGTCCGGCGACCTCGCCTACGACGCCTACGATCCCTCCATCGCGTACAACCCGGCGGCCAACGAGTACTTCGTCGTCTGGCAGGGCGACGACAACGTGGGAGGCGTGGTCGACGACGAGTTCGAGGTTTTCTCGCAGCGCTTCACGCCCGACATCGTCGGGGTCGGCCCCAACGACTACCGGCTGAGCGACGTGGGCGGCCTCGGCGACCAGTACTACGACGTGGCCTGGGGACCGGAGGTCGCCTACAACCCGCTTCTCGACCGGTACATGGTCGTGTGGGCCGGCGAGGACAACGTCGGCGGCATGATCGACGGTGAGTGGGAGGTCTTCGCCCAGGGGCTGAGCTGGGACATCCAGGGCGTCGGGCCCAACGACGAGCGGATCTCGGACGCGGGCGGGATCGGAGAGCTGACGTTCGCGACCTACTCTCCGGCTATCGCTGCCAACAGTGCGAACGGGCAGTTCCTGGTCGCCTGGCACGGCGACGACAACGTGGCTCCTCTGGTCGCGGGCGAGCAGGAGATTTTCATCCAGCGGGTGTACTTCACCGACATCTTCGCCGACGGCTTCGAGTCCGGCGACATGAGCGCCTGGTCGCTGGCCGTGCCGTAGGGGGCCCGACGGCTTGCGGCGTCTAGCCGTCGCTGAGAATGCCGCGGACGGAGAGCTGGATCGAGCGGCCCGCGGCGAGCACGGTCGCCTCGTCGGCCGAGGCGAGGTGGGTGTTGTCGAGCAGGTTGCGGCCGAGCAGCTGCAGCTCGAGCACCGGCGACAGCCGATAGCCGACCGACGCGTCCACCACGCCGTGGCCCGGCACCACCTGCTCGGTCGGGCCCGGCCGCTCGTCGCGGTCGTAGGCCGCGCCGCGCACCATCCACGACCAGCGGCGGCTGTGCTCCGAGCGCAGCACGACGAACCCGCCGGGGGCGGGCACGTCGTCGGTCGGCGTCCCGTCGTCGAGCACCTCGCCCTCGAGCCACTGGGCGCCGACCCCGAGCGAGAGGCCGCCGCCCAGGGCGACATCACCCTCGATCTCGACGCCCCGGATCTCAGCCTCGCCGCGATTGCGGAAGTAGTAGTCGCCATCTTCCTTGTAGCGCTCGATGAGGTCCTGGATCCGGTACAGGTAGCCGTAACCGGCGAGCTGCCAGCGGCCCGACCGCCAGCGCGCCGCGAGGTCGTACTGGCGGCTGGTCTCGGGCTCGAGGTCCGGGTTGCCGGTGATGTAGCCGCGGCCGGTCGGGCCGTGGTAGTAGCGGTCGGAGAGCAGGGCGTCGCGGAAGCCCCGCGCGGCCTGCAGCGACAGCTCGAGCTCGGGCAGCACGCTCCAGCGGACGGCGAGGAACCCGGAGCCACCGGTGTTGGTGACCCGGTCGTCGCCGAAGTAGCCGCCGTCGTTGACCGCACGCACCCAGTCGCCGCGCAGGCCGGCGCTCAGGCCCCAGCGCTGCCAGTCCCGGGACAGGGCCGTAAACACGCCGATGTCGTCGCGGTGGGCCGACTCGATCGAGGTCTCGCTCGCGCTGTCGAGGACGCCGCCCTGCTCGTCCAGGGTGCGGTTGCTCTCCACCGCGTGGAGGTCGAAGCGGCCGTAGGCGTTGGCGCCGATCACCCAGCGGACGTCGCCGAGCGGCCGCTCGGCCTCGAAGCGCAGCTCGTAGTCGTCGGCGGTGACGTCGGACTCGGTCAGCTTCCGCGGGTTGTCGCCGGAGGCCACGGTGTCCTGCGCCAGGAGCAGCTGGTAGGTGTCCCAGGCGGCGCTGGCGGCGATCCGCGACCACCCGCCTGGCCCTGGCCGCTCGAAGCCGAGGTTGAAGCGGTGCGAGTCCTCCTCCGGGTACCAGACGCGCTTGACGTCGGAGTCCGGCGCCGGCTTGCCGACGTCGCGCGCCAGGTCGCTGCGCCACGACGCGTGCAGCACGCCGGACCCGACCGCCGTCATGTAGCCGGCGCGGAAGCCGAAGTCCTCGGCCGCCGAGTTCGCGACGACGCCCTCCGGGCTCGAGTAGTCGTCGAATGAGCGGTACTGCGCACCGAGCAGGAAGCCGCCGCCGAGCAGCGGAGTGCTGGCCTCCGCCGACGCCTCGAGCTCGTCCGCGGCGGTCCCGGCCAGCAGGTCGAAGCGGACGGTGCTGCCCCCGTCCAGGCCGGGCATGCGCGATTTGGAGCGGATGATGCCGCCGAAGGCGTCGGAGCCGTAGGCGACCGAACCCGGGCCGCGCACGACCTCGACCTCCTCGAGGCTGCGGGGGTCGAGGAAGGTGGCGGAGGGGCCGGCGCGCCGCTCGCTCGAGATCCGGGCATCGTCCAGCAGCAGCAGCGTGCGGTACTTCGGCAGGCCGCGCAGCCCCGGCACGGTCGACTGGCCGTTGCCCGAGCTGCCGGCGCCGGGGATGTTCTCCAGCACCTGCGCCAGCCGCACCGGCTGCCGCTGCTCGAGGTCCACCGCGGCGAGCACGGTGGCGGCGACCGCCGGCGGAAGCTCGAGATCCGGGACCACGCCGCTGACCACGGTCAGGGTCTCGCTCGCCGCCTCGAGCGTCACCACCAGCGGACCCTCGGCGGGGAGCTCGCCGACCGACACCGGCTGGAGAGCGACGCCGTCCGGCCTCGTGACCACGAGCACGAACGGCGGCGCCGGATCGGGGCTGAGCAGCGCGCTCCCGTCGCGGTCCGCCACGATCCAGCCGCTGCGGCCGACCACCGCGATCCGCGCGCCGCTGAGCGGCGACCCGTCCGGGTTCACCATCCGCAGCTCGAGCGCGGCGAGGTCGAGCGCCGCCAGCGCGATCCCGATTCCGAGAATAAGAGCCTTTCTTGTCACGACTTTCACCCCCACCCCTACCGACCCGAGACCGTAGCACATTCCGGCCCGCGCGACGCGGTTGACGCCGGGCTCCGGCGCCGATACCGTGGCGGCCGTCGGAACGGTGCCGAAGGGAAGCCGGTGTGAGTCCGGCGCGGCCCCCGCCACTGTCACCGGGGACGAAAACCGGGATACGCCACTGTCGCGTGCGATGGGAAGGTCCGGCGAGTAGGACGATCCGGGAGCCAGGAGACCTGCCGTTCCAGGAAGAAACGGGAGGTTTCGCCGATGCCCGCCTCGCTCCGCACCGCTGTCGCCGTTCCACTCCTGATCGCGCTCGCCGCGGCCGCGCCAGCCGCCGCGCAGACGGCTGCCGGCAGCTACCCGGCAGCCTTCACCGACGACATCACCGTCACCGCCACCGGGCTCCTCACCGAGGCGATCGAGGTGCCGGTGCCGACCACGGTGATCTCGAAGCAGGAGCTGGAGGACGCCCAGGCCGAGAACGTTGCCGACGTGCTGCGACGGGTGCCCGGGCTGGCCGTCGTGAGGTCCGGCGACGAGGGCAAGGTCGCCTCGGTCTTCACCCGCGGCACGGAGTCCGATCAGACCCTGGTCCTGTTCGACGGGGTCCGGCTGAACTCGCCCTACGTCGGCGGCTACGACCTGAGCCTGCTCACCACCTCCGGCATCGAGCGGGTGGAGGTGGCGCGCGGGCCGTACTCGGCGCTGTGGGGCGCCGACGCGATCGGCGGCGTGATCAACGTGATCCCGCAGGTCGGAGGTGGCGGCTTCTCGGCCACCCTGTTCGGCGAGGGCGGGGAGGGCGGCTGGCAGCGCTACCAGGGCGACGTGTCGCTCGGCAGCGAGAGCCTCGGCGTCTACCTGTCGGGCCTCCATCGCGAGGGCGAGGGCGAGCTCGACAACTCGGACTTCACCACCGACCAGCAGCTCGTCGACGTCGGCTGGACCTCCCGCAATGGCAGCCGGCTCGCGGTGGTCGCCCAGAACCTCGAGACCGAAACCGGCATCCCCTTCGCCGTCCCCGGCCAGCCGACGCCGGAGCGCCGCCAGTCCTCGGACGAGCGCCTGATCGCGCTGCCGCTGAGGTGGGCGGTGGCAAAGGCCTGGACGCTCGAGCTGACGGCCTCCGAGGTGACGCGGGAGTTTCAATTCTCGGACCCCGAGGACCCGTCCGGGATCACCGACTCGCGCACCGACGCCGACTCCCGGCAGGCGCGGCTCGCGAGCCACCACACCCTCGGATCGCACACCTTGACCTGGGGCGGGGAGTGGCGCGAGGACGAGGTCACGGACTCGTCCAATCTCGGCACGAACCTCGACGGCGTCACCACCTCGGTGACGAGCGCCTTCGTCCAGGACGT
Proteins encoded in this window:
- a CDS encoding TonB-dependent receptor, whose protein sequence is MTRKALILGIGIALAALDLAALELRMVNPDGSPLSGARIAVVGRSGWIVADRDGSALLSPDPAPPFVLVVTRPDGVALQPVSVGELPAEGPLVVTLEAASETLTVVSGVVPDLELPPAVAATVLAAVDLEQRQPVRLAQVLENIPGAGSSGNGQSTVPGLRGLPKYRTLLLLDDARISSERRAGPSATFLDPRSLEEVEVVRGPGSVAYGSDAFGGIIRSKSRMPGLDGGSTVRFDLLAGTAADELEASAEASTPLLGGGFLLGAQYRSFDDYSSPEGVVANSAAEDFGFRAGYMTAVGSGVLHASWRSDLARDVGKPAPDSDVKRVWYPEEDSHRFNLGFERPGPGGWSRIAASAAWDTYQLLLAQDTVASGDNPRKLTESDVTADDYELRFEAERPLGDVRWVIGANAYGRFDLHAVESNRTLDEQGGVLDSASETSIESAHRDDIGVFTALSRDWQRWGLSAGLRGDWVRAVNDGGYFGDDRVTNTGGSGFLAVRWSVLPELELSLQAARGFRDALLSDRYYHGPTGRGYITGNPDLEPETSRQYDLAARWRSGRWQLAGYGYLYRIQDLIERYKEDGDYYFRNRGEAEIRGVEIEGDVALGGGLSLGVGAQWLEGEVLDDGTPTDDVPAPGGFVVLRSEHSRRWSWMVRGAAYDRDERPGPTEQVVPGHGVVDASVGYRLSPVLELQLLGRNLLDNTHLASADEATVLAAGRSIQLSVRGILSDG
- a CDS encoding TonB-dependent receptor; translated protein: MPASLRTAVAVPLLIALAAAAPAAAQTAAGSYPAAFTDDITVTATGLLTEAIEVPVPTTVISKQELEDAQAENVADVLRRVPGLAVVRSGDEGKVASVFTRGTESDQTLVLFDGVRLNSPYVGGYDLSLLTTSGIERVEVARGPYSALWGADAIGGVINVIPQVGGGGFSATLFGEGGEGGWQRYQGDVSLGSESLGVYLSGLHREGEGELDNSDFTTDQQLVDVGWTSRNGSRLAVVAQNLETETGIPFAVPGQPTPERRQSSDERLIALPLRWAVAKAWTLELTASEVTREFQFSDPEDPSGITDSRTDADSRQARLASHHTLGSHTLTWGGEWREDEVTDSSNLGTNLDGVTTSVTSAFVQDVWRPGTRVRAILGARWDDTEEWGSETSPRAHLGWLVSDTTEIRVGYGMAFRQPSLGELYFPMFGNPGLEPETSTSYEIGVVEAPRNGSRRTQLNLFKTELENLIQFDFAAYTNRNVARAEILGAELAYESALADGFTQLVQLTWLDTEDGQGEPLLRRPEWSGAYTLTGSFWHRVRGDLTVTYLGSRWDVDPATFARVELGGSATVDLAIGWQALDALELTVRAVNLLDREYQSARGYPAPGRRVMGGLRLRL